The genome window TCACAGCGAACAGACACTGGATAAAGAACGGTGTCACCTACTTCTTCTGCAAGCTTCTCTGACCATTCTTTAATGATTACGTTACGAGGATCAGATTCGCGGTAGATCGCATGACCGAAGCCCATGATCTTTTCTTTGCGAGCCAACATACCCATCAAGCCTTCTTCCGCTTCGTCAGCCGTCTTGAAGCGCTCGATCAGTTCCATCGCTGCTTCGTTGGCACCACCGTGAAGAGGACCACGAAGTGAACCGATCGCACCAGTTACGCAGCTGTGAATGTCTGACAAAGTAGAAGCACAAACACGCGCGGTGAAGGTAGACGCATTGAACTCATGCTCTGCATAAAGAATCAAAGACACGTGCATTACTTTTTCATGTAGCTCAGATGGTTTCTTGCCATGCAGCATGTGCAGGAAGTGAGCACCGATTGAATCTTCATCTGTATTCGTTTCAATTCGAACGCCATCATGACTGAAGCGATACCAGTAACAAATAATGGCTGGGAACAAGGCCAACATACGATCGATTTTGTCGTCTTGCTCTGAGAAATCTTTCTCTTCTTCAAGGTTGCCCAGCATGGAACAACCGGTACGCATTACGTCCATTGGATGAGCATCTGCTGGAATCAATTCCAAAACACTTTTTAAAGCTTCTGGCATCTCACGCAGTGATTTAAGTTTGGCTTTGTATTCTGCTAACTCTTGTTCCGTCGGTAAATGACCTCGGAGCAGTAAATGGGCTACTTCCTCAAACTGTGCATTTGTTGCCAAGTCTGTGATGTCGTAGCCACGATACGTTAGACCAGCACCTGTTTTACCTACGGTACAAAGTGCTGTTTCACCTGCAACTTGTCCACGAAGACCAGCTCCGCCTAGTTTTTTATCAACCATGATTCTGTCCTTTTCCACGGCAGCATCTGCTGCATATTTATATACAAATAACTTTAACTAATATCTACAACTATCTAATTTAATTAGATATTAATTACTTATTCTTACCTTGGGCAAACAATGCATCCAGTTTTTGCTCGTAATCGTGATAACCCAAGAAATCATAAAGTTCCATACGAGTCTGCATCAGATCAACGACGTCTTTCTGATCACCCTTCTCAAGGATGTTTTCATACACAGCCAACGCCGCTTTATTCATCGCACGGAATGCACTTAGTGGATACAACACCATGTCAGCACCGGCTTCAGCTAACTCCGCACGGTTATACAAAGGGGTCTGACCGAATTCAGTAATATTAGCCAAGATTGGCACATTCAAGGCATCTTTGAATGCACGATAGTGTTCCAACTCATTGACTGCCTCAGCAAAAATTCCATCTGCCCCCGCTTCAATACAGGCTTGAGCGCGTTCAATAGCAGCCTCCAAGCCTTCCTGAGCAAATGCGTCAGTACGGGCCATGATAAAGAAGTTTTCGTCCGTACGAGCGTCTACACACGCTTTAATACGATCTACCATTTCATTTTTGGAAACGATTTCTTTATTTGGACGATGACCACAGCGCTTTTGAGCTACCTGATCTTCAATGTGTACAGCAGCCGCGCCTGCTTTTTCCATTTGTTTGATAGTACGATCGATATTGAATGCACCGCCCCAACCTGTGTCGATGTCTACAAGTAGAGGAAGCTCAGTTGCAGAAGTAATTCTTCTAACGTCTTCGATCACATCGTTCAAGCTGGTCATCCCTAAATCAGGTAGGCCATAGGAAGCATTAGCTACACCACCACCTGACAAGTAGATTGCCTGGTGACCTACCTTTTCCGCCATTAAAGCTGTGTACGCGTTAATGGTTCCTACAACTTGTAGAGGGTTACTTTCTTCAATGGCTTTACGGAACTTGGCGCCCGGAGACAATTTAATTGTCATCATGCTTCTCCTGCGGTGAGTTGATCAAAATAAGTTTCCACGGCTTTGCGTGAACGTTGAATATGTTTCTTCATCAGCATTTCAGCCAATTCACCATCTCTGTCCGCAATGGCTTCAACAATGCGTTGATGATGGACAAAAGCCTTTTCAGGGTGGCTTGAAATGTTAGTGGTGGATATTGCGCTGAACTGATGGCGGTACATCAAAATTAAGTGATAAAGCTCTTCACACAATAAGTGGATGAGCTTACGATTTTTACTGCCATGAATAATGCAGTAATGAAAATCGAGATCACCTTGCTGTTTGTAGTAAGACGTACCGTCTTTGAAATCCTGATCTTGCTGGTGCTTTTGAAGAAGGGCTTGAAGTTGCTCAATCTCGTCTTCTGTCATGTTTTCTGCTGCTAAACGGCAAGCGAGACCTTCGAGGTTTTCTCTGATTTGATAGAGCTCAATTAACTCTTTATGAGAAAGTGAAACGACTCTTGCCCCCACATTGGGAGCTCTCTCGATTAACCCCCGGGATTCTAATCTTGAAATCGCTTCACGTAGCGGCCCCCGACTTACACCATATTTAGAGGCCAAGGCCGACTCAGAAATTTTGGTACCTGGCGCTATATCGCCATTAACAATATCTTCCTGGACTTTGGTCAATACCTGATCAGCCAGAGTAAGATTGTTGACAACTGTAGTTAAAGTCATAAGAAAAATGCTACGAATCGGTCTAATGATGAGGAATTGTAGACAAAACCACTCTCTTGTCAACAATAAGAGCAAATCAAGACATTAAAACTGAGAAATATCGAATCTTTCAATACAGATTGTCGACAATTCGGTCACAGACACAAAAAAGCCGGGAGATAAAAACACGTCCCGGCTTTAAAGGGTTTTAGAAGATGGTATTAACCTACTTCATCAAATCCAATACCAATTTGTTCATACGAGCAACATAGCTTGCAGGGTCATCCAATTGACCACCTTCTGCCAATGAAGCCTGATCAAAGATGATCTGCGCCATATCGTTGAAGCGAGCGTCATCAGACTCATCATTCAAACGCTGAATCAACGGGTGATCGGTATTAATCTCAAGAGATGGTTTAGATTCAGGTAGCTTCTGGCCAGCTGCTTCCATCAAGCGACGCATCTGCAGACCCATGTCATATTGCCCAACGACTAAACACGCGGGTGAGTCAGTAAGGCGGTTAGTGACACGCACATCCTGTACCTTCTCGGTAAGCGCTTCTTTAAGGTGATTAACAAGACTCTCAAAGGTTTTTTCTGCTTCCTCTTTCGCTTTCTTGTCTTCTTCTGTATCCAGAGAATCAAGATCCAGCTCACCTTTCGCCACGTCAACGATTTGCTTACTGTCGAATTCACTCAAGTGACTCATCAACCACTCATCGACACGGTCTGAAAGCAACAAGACTTCAATGCCTTTCTTACGGAACACTTCCAAATGAGGACTGTTCTTAGCTGTGTTATGGTTTTCAGCCACAACGTAGTAAATCTTGTCCTGACCTTCCTGCATACGTTCTACGTATTGCTCTAGGCTGTGAGATTGCTCTTGAGCATTATCATGTGTCGTTGCAAAGCGAAGTAGTTTTGCAATTTTCTCTTTGTTGGCAAAATCTTCACCCGGGCCTTCTTTAAGTACCTGACCAAAGGCTTTCCAGAAGGTAGCGTATTTGTCAGGCTCGTTGTTAGCCAATTTAGACAGCATGTCCAAAACACGTTTGGTCAACGCAGTTTTCATAGTGGTAACAGCGCGGTCTTCCTGAAGAATCTCACGAGACACATTCAATGAAAGATCATTAGAATCGATAACACCTTTGATAAAGCGTAGATACATCGGCAAGAACTGGTCGGCCTTGTCCATAATGAAGACACGCTGAACATACAGTTTTAGGCCACGCGGGGTGTCACGATCCCACAGATCAAACGGTGCATTAGTTGGCACATACAGCAGACTGGTGTAATCAAGCTTACCTTCTACCCGGTTATGCGCCCAAGTTAACGGCTGCTCGAAATCATGTGAAACATGCTTATAGAATTCTTGATATTCTTCTTCTGAGACTTCTGATTTTGAACGAGTCCAAAGTGCAGTCGCGGTATTGATCGTTTCATCTTTTGGCTCTTCAGCCTCTTCACCTTCCGCAGGAGGCATAGGCTCAGATTTCATCACGATCGGCATTGAAATATGATCAGAGTATTTTTTAACTAAGCTACGAAGACGGAACGAGTCGGCAAATTCATTTTCCTCTTCACGAAGGAATAACGTAATCTCAGTTCCACGATTCTCTTTAGTGATGGTTTCAACGGTGAATTCACCTTCACCTTCTGAACTCCAGAAAACACCATTTTCAGCAGACTCACCTGCTTTCCGGGTACGAACTTCAACTTTTGAAGCAACGATAAATGCGGAATAGAACCCCACACCAAACTGACCAATTAACTGGGAGTCTTTCTTCTGATCGCCTGTTAGTTGTTGTAAAAATGAAGAAGTGCCAGACTTGGCAATTGTACCAAGATGATCAACAACATCCTGGCGGTTCATACCAATACCATTATCAGCAATCGTGATGGTGTTAGCGTCTTTATCTACCGACAAGTGAATGGCTAACTCACCGTCATTTTCATAGAGAGAACTGTCTTCAAGCGCTAAGAAGCGAAGTTTATCGGCAGCATCCGAAGCGTTGGAAATGAGTTCGCGTAAGAAGATTTCTTTATTGCTGTATAATGAGTGGATCATTAGGTGCAATAATTGTTTCACTTCCGTTTGAAAGCCCAAAGTCTCTTTTTGTGCTTCTACTGACATGAGTATCCCCTATTGTTACTTCTTTTGGTTCAATGTTCACATTTGATCAAGTCGTGGCAAAAACCACATTTTGTTTGATGCTTATGTGGGGATGGATCAGATCATTTCAAGCAATAAAATTTATTTTGTTACTTTGAGTTCGGAAATTTCACTTTGAG of Litoribrevibacter albus contains these proteins:
- the prpC gene encoding bifunctional 2-methylcitrate synthase/citrate synthase, producing the protein MVDKKLGGAGLRGQVAGETALCTVGKTGAGLTYRGYDITDLATNAQFEEVAHLLLRGHLPTEQELAEYKAKLKSLREMPEALKSVLELIPADAHPMDVMRTGCSMLGNLEEEKDFSEQDDKIDRMLALFPAIICYWYRFSHDGVRIETNTDEDSIGAHFLHMLHGKKPSELHEKVMHVSLILYAEHEFNASTFTARVCASTLSDIHSCVTGAIGSLRGPLHGGANEAAMELIERFKTADEAEEGLMGMLARKEKIMGFGHAIYRESDPRNVIIKEWSEKLAEEVGDTVLYPVSVRCEEVMWREKKLFCNADFFHASAYNFMGIPTKLFTPIFVMSRVTGWTAHVKEQRANNRIIRPSADYTGPESAEWVAIENR
- the prpB gene encoding methylisocitrate lyase is translated as MTIKLSPGAKFRKAIEESNPLQVVGTINAYTALMAEKVGHQAIYLSGGGVANASYGLPDLGMTSLNDVIEDVRRITSATELPLLVDIDTGWGGAFNIDRTIKQMEKAGAAAVHIEDQVAQKRCGHRPNKEIVSKNEMVDRIKACVDARTDENFFIMARTDAFAQEGLEAAIERAQACIEAGADGIFAEAVNELEHYRAFKDALNVPILANITEFGQTPLYNRAELAEAGADMVLYPLSAFRAMNKAALAVYENILEKGDQKDVVDLMQTRMELYDFLGYHDYEQKLDALFAQGKNK
- a CDS encoding GntR family transcriptional regulator produces the protein MTLTTVVNNLTLADQVLTKVQEDIVNGDIAPGTKISESALASKYGVSRGPLREAISRLESRGLIERAPNVGARVVSLSHKELIELYQIRENLEGLACRLAAENMTEDEIEQLQALLQKHQQDQDFKDGTSYYKQQGDLDFHYCIIHGSKNRKLIHLLCEELYHLILMYRHQFSAISTTNISSHPEKAFVHHQRIVEAIADRDGELAEMLMKKHIQRSRKAVETYFDQLTAGEA
- the htpG gene encoding molecular chaperone HtpG, which translates into the protein MSVEAQKETLGFQTEVKQLLHLMIHSLYSNKEIFLRELISNASDAADKLRFLALEDSSLYENDGELAIHLSVDKDANTITIADNGIGMNRQDVVDHLGTIAKSGTSSFLQQLTGDQKKDSQLIGQFGVGFYSAFIVASKVEVRTRKAGESAENGVFWSSEGEGEFTVETITKENRGTEITLFLREEENEFADSFRLRSLVKKYSDHISMPIVMKSEPMPPAEGEEAEEPKDETINTATALWTRSKSEVSEEEYQEFYKHVSHDFEQPLTWAHNRVEGKLDYTSLLYVPTNAPFDLWDRDTPRGLKLYVQRVFIMDKADQFLPMYLRFIKGVIDSNDLSLNVSREILQEDRAVTTMKTALTKRVLDMLSKLANNEPDKYATFWKAFGQVLKEGPGEDFANKEKIAKLLRFATTHDNAQEQSHSLEQYVERMQEGQDKIYYVVAENHNTAKNSPHLEVFRKKGIEVLLLSDRVDEWLMSHLSEFDSKQIVDVAKGELDLDSLDTEEDKKAKEEAEKTFESLVNHLKEALTEKVQDVRVTNRLTDSPACLVVGQYDMGLQMRRLMEAAGQKLPESKPSLEINTDHPLIQRLNDESDDARFNDMAQIIFDQASLAEGGQLDDPASYVARMNKLVLDLMK